In a single window of the Diachasmimorpha longicaudata isolate KC_UGA_2023 chromosome 16, iyDiaLong2, whole genome shotgun sequence genome:
- the Para gene encoding sodium channel protein para isoform X25 yields MSDDYSSLSEERSLFRPFTRESLAAIETRIAEELAKQKELEAKRAQGEGGYGRKKKKKETRYDDEDEDEGPQPDPMFEQGAPIPVRLHNEFPPELASTPLEDIDTFYHNQRTFVVISKGKDIFRFSATDALWFLDPFNPIRRVAIYILVHPLFSLFIITTILVNCILMIMPTTPTIESTEVLFTGIYTFESAVKVMARGFILQPFTYLRDAWNWLDFVVIALAYVTMGIDLGNLAALRTFRVLRALKTVAIVPGLKTIVGAVIESVKNLRDVIILTMFSLSVFALMGLQIYMGVLTQKCIKNFPEDGSWGNLTGENWERFNKNSTNWYVDDNGNMPLCGNSSGAGMCAPGYICLQGYGGNPNYGYTSFDTFGWALLSAFRLMTQDYWENLYQLVLRSAGPWHMLFFIVIIFLGSFYLVNLILAIVAMSYDELQKKAEEEEAAEEEAIREAEEAALARENKIAAQAAAREAAAAQAAADAIVKSPSDFSCHSYELFVGQEKGNDDNNKERMSIRSVESISEYRVRPINNNHSAAAKVRKVSAASLSLPGSPFNLRRGSRGSHQFTIRNGRGRFVGSSGGDRKPLVLSTYLDAQEHLPYADDSNAVTPMSEENGTIVIPVHYPSLGSRHSSYTSHASRLSYTSHGDLLSGIANAGKQMTKESRLRSRSARQGNGHTPEPMQNQKLQHHHDVEMEDPLGKNKQQDNPFIESSQPHAVVDMKDVMVLNDIIEQAAGRQSRASEQGVSTYYFPTDDDEEGPTLKEKLISGFFQGIDMFCDWKCCGPWIKFQDFVAMIVFDPFVELFITLCIVVNTLFMALDHHNMDPEMERILKSGNYFFTATFGIEAAMKLIAMSPKFYFQEGWNIFDFIIVALSLLELGLEGVQGLSVLRSFRLLRVFKLAKSWPTLNLLISIMGRTVGALGNLTFVLCIIIFIFAVMGMQLFGKNYTDNVDRFPDGDLPRWNFTDFMHSFMIVFRVLCGEWIESMWDCMLVGDVSCIPFFLATVVIGNLVVLNLFLALLLSNFGSSNLSAPTADNDTNKITEAIDRIARFIAWVKRNVRNVFKMMRAKFTNQISDQAPGEGPSNSWKEVVLYYFSTMKNGNPDGLEIMCKCADGIDRDCSRDLADGELDGYRDKKSAKEFNNQLEVAIGDGMEFTIHDLRNKLRRDRLSINNTKAIENSINHRDYRLDHDYITHHDEDTISNKSYGSHENRFNSERSHKGSVDSLDGEEKKDASKEDLEGDDLEDDGENGEDEELEEEGDIVIQADEDIIEGDGDYPHDCCPDHCYKRFPFLAGDDDAPFWQGWANLRLKTFQLIENKYFETAVITMILLSSMALALEDVHLQARPILQDILYYMDRIFTVIFFLEMLIKWLALGFAKYFTNAWCWLDFIIVMVSLINFVASLCGAGGIQAFKTMRTLRALRPLRAMSRMQGMRVVVNALVQAIPSIFNVLLVCLIFWLIFAIMGVQLFAGKYYKCVDMNKTTLSHEIIPDRNACIAENYTWENSPMNFDHVGKAYLCLFQVATFKGWIQIMNDAIDSRDLGKQPIRETNIYMYLYFVFFIIFGSFFTLNLFIGVIIDNFNEQKKKAGGSLEMFMTEDQKKYYNAMKKMGSKKPLKAIPRPRWRPQAIVFEIVTDKKFDMIIMLFIGLNMLTMTLDHYQQTDTFSNVLDYLNMIFIVIFTSECLMKIFALRYHYFKEPWNLFDFVVVILSILGLVLSDIIEKYFVSPTLLRVVRVAKVGRVLRLVKGAKGIRTLLFALAMSLPALFNICLLLFLVMFIFAIFGMSFFMHVKDKSGLDDVYNFKTFGQSMILLFQMSTSAGWDGVLDGIINEEDCLQPNNEIGYPGNCGSSTIGIAYLLSYLVISFLIVINMYIAVILENYSQATEDVQEGLTDDDYDMYYEIWQQFDPDGTQYIRYDQLSDFLDVLEPPLQIHKPNKYKIVSMDIPICKGDLMFCVDILDALTKDFFARKGNPIEETGELAEVQTRPGEVGYEPVSSTLWRQREEYCARLIQNAWRKHKQNRLGGPSEESDDPDTDPRVRQTAVLVESDGFVTKNGHRVVIHSRSPSVTSRTADV; encoded by the exons ATGTCCGACGATTATTCCTCCTTATCAGAAGAACGAAGTTTGTTCCGTCCGTTCACGCGGGAATCCCTGGCTGCTATCGAGACTCGCATTGCCGAAGAACTTGCCAAGCAGAAGGAGCTTGAAGCTAAAAGAGCACAAGGCGAG GGTGGTTATGGAcggaagaaaaagaaaaaagaa ACCCGTTATGACGACGAAGACGAGGATGAGGGTCCACAGCCAGATCCGATGTTTGAACAAGGGGCGCCAATTCCAGTCCGACTGCACAACGAATTTCCCCCTGAGCTGGCCTCCACGCCCCTTGAAGACATCGATACCTTTTATCATAATCAAAGG ACGTTCGTGGTCATCAGCAAGGGGAAGGACATATTCAGATTCTCGGCGACGGATGCGCTATGGTTCCTCGATCCATTCAATCCAATACGACGGGTGGCCATTTATATCCTGGTCCACCCGCTCTTTTCCCTATTCATCATCACCACTATTTTGGTTAACTGCATACTCATGATTATGCCAACCACGCCCACCATCGAGTCAACCGa AGTGTTATTTACGGGCATCTACACATTTGAGTCCGCCGTTAAGGTGATGGCGAGGGGTTTCATTCTGCAGCCTTTTACCTATCTTAGAGATGCATGGAATTGGCTCGACTTCGTAGTTATAGCTTTAGC TTATGTGACGATGGGCATAGATCTAGGCAACCTTGCCGCTCTCAGGACATTTCGAGTCCTCCGAGCCTTGAAGACTGTCGCTATTGTACCAG GTCTCAAAACCATTGTCGGCGCTGTGATAGAGTCAGTTAAAAATCTGCGCGATGTGATAATCTTAACAATGTTCTCCCTGTCCGTCTTTGCGTTGATGGGCCTCCAGATTTACATGGGGGTTTTGACGCAAAAGTGTATAAAGAATTTTCCGGAGGACGGATCCTGGGGCAATCTTACCGGTGAAAATTGGGAGagattcaacaaaaattcaa CAAATTGGTACGTCGATGACAATGGGAACATGCCGTTATGTGGAAATTCCTCCGGTGCAGG aaTGTGTGCACCCGGTTATATATGTTTGCAAGGATACGGTGGTAATCCAAACTACGGATACACGAGTTTCGATACATTTGGCTGGGCCCTCTTGTCTGCCTTTCGGTTGATGACTCAGGATTACTGGGAGAATCTCTATCAACTTGTATTGAGATCAGCTGGACCATGGCACATGCTGTTCTTCATTGTTATCATATTCCTTGGTTCATTCTATCTAGTGAATTTGATTCTCGCTATTGTCGCCATGTCGTACGATGAGTTGCAGAAAAAAGCAGAAGAGGAAGAGGCAGCTGAAGAAGAAGCCATAAGA GAAGCCGAGGAGGCGGCATTGGCACGAGAGAACAAGATAGCGGCGCAGGCTGCCGCAAGAGAAGCTGCAGCTGCTCAAGCTGCTGCTGATGCCATTGTCAAGTCACCATCGGACTTTTCGTGCCACAGTTACGAACTATTTGTTGGCCAGGAGAAGGGTAATGATGACAACAATAAGGAGAGAATGAGCATACGCTCGGTGGAATCAATAAGCGAATATCGAGTCAGGCCCATCAACAACAATCACAGCGCCGCAGCCAAAGTTCGTAAAGTCAGCGCT GCAAGCCTTAGCCTGCCAGGCTCACCATTCAATCTCCGAAGAGGTAGTCGTGGAAGCCATCAATTTACCATTCGCAATGGCCGGGGTAGATTCGTTGGTTCATCTGGTGGCGATAGAAAGCCACTTGTACTGTCTACATACCTAGATGCCCAAGAACACTTGCCTTATGCAGACGATTCAAATGCTGTCACACCAATGTCCGAGGAAAATGGAACGATCGTTATACCGGTCCATTATCCAAGTCTTGGATCACGTCATTCGTCCTATACGTCACATGCCTCAAGATTATCATATACGTCCCATGGCGATCTGTTGAGCGGTATCGCCAATGCTGGTAAacaaatgaccaaggagagCAGACTTCGGAGTAGATCTGCTAGACAGGGCAATGGTCACACACCCGAGCCAATGCAGAATCAGAAGCTACAGCATCATCAT GATGTGGAAATGGAAGATCCATTGGGTAAGAACAAACAGCAAGACAACCCATTTATCGAGTCTTCTCAGCCACACGCCGTTGTCGACATGAAAG ATGTTATGGTCCTGAATGATATTATTGAACAAGCCGCTGGGCGGCAGAGCAGAGCATCAGAACAAGGAG TTTCCACTTATTACTTTCCGACAGACGACGACGAAGAAGGTCCAACATTGAAGGAGAAATTGATATCAGGGTTTTTCCAAGGAATCGATATGTTTTGTGACTGGAAGTGCTGTGGGCCATGGATCAAATTTCAGGATTTTGTTGCAATGATTGTCTTCGATCCATTTGTAGAATTGTTCATTACACTGTGCATCGTAGTTAATACTCTGTTCATGGCACTTGATCACCATAATATGGATCCGGAGATGGAGAGAATACTTAAATCTGGAAATTAC ttttttaccGCAACATTTGGCATCGAAGCTGCCATGAAACTTATTGCTATGAgtccaaaattttatttccaagagggatggaatatttttgattttattatcGTTGCACTTTCGCTACTGGAGTTGGGCCTCGAGGGAGTTCAAGGACTTTCTGTACTGCGTTCATTCAGATTG TTGAGAGTGTTCAAATTAGCTAAATCATGGCCAACGCTAAATCTGTTGATATCAATCATGGGAAGAACTGTGGGTGCATTGGGTAACCTGACATTTGTGCTGTGCattattatattcatatttgcCGTTATGGGAATGCAATtgtttggtaaaaattatacGGACAATGTTGATCGATTTCCCGACGGAGATTTACCGAGATGGAATTTCACGGATTTCATGCACTCATTTATGATCGTATTTCGAGTGTTGTGCGGTGAGTGGATCGAGTCCATGTGGGATTGTATGCTGGTTGGTGATGTCTCCTGTATTCCGTTCTTTTTGGCTACTGTCGTCATCGGAAATTTGGTC GTCCTCAATCTCTTCTTGGCGTTGCTCTTGAGCAACTTCGGTTCATCGAATCTGTCAGCACCAACTGCCGACAATGACACGAATAAAATAACCGAGGCAATTGACAGGATAGCACGTTTTATAGCATGGGTCAAACGTAACGTACGGAATGTGTTCAAAATGATGCGGGCCAAATTCACCAATCAGATATCCGATCAGGCGCCAGGTGAGGGACCGTCCAACAGTTGGAAAGAAG TTGTCCTATATTATTTTTCGACCATGAAAAATGGTAACCCGGATGGGTTAGAGATCATGTGTAAATGCGCAGATGGAATTGATCGTGACTGCAGTCGGGATCTTGCTGATGGTGAACTGGATGGATACAGAGATAAGAAAAGTGCTAAAGAGTTCAATAATCAGCTGGAAGTTGCTATTGGCGATGGAATGGAATTTACGATACAcg AtctgagaaataaattaaGAAGGGACAGGCTGAGCATTAACAACACGAAAGCTATCGAGAACTCGATAAACCACCGGGATTACCGACTCGATCATGATTATATTACTCACCACGATGAGGATACGATCAG CAACAAATCATACGGCAGCCATGAAAATCGCTTCAACAGTGAGAGAAGTCACAAAGGAAGTGTGGATTCTCTGGACGGAGAGGAGAAGAAGGACGCCAGCAAGGAAGATCTCGAGGGTGATG ACCTAGAAGACGATGGTGAGAACGGCGAAGACGAAGAGCTGGAGGAGGAGGGTGACATCGTCATCCAGGCTGACGAAGACATAATCGAGGGCGATGGAGACTACCCCCACGATTGCTGTCCCGATCACTGCTACAAGAGGTTTCCATTCCTCGCTGGCGATGACGACGCACCCTTCTGGCAGGGCTGGGCCAATCTTCGTCTCAAAACATTTCAGCTCATTGAGAACAAGTACTTCGAAACAGCTGTTATCACAATGATTTTGCTTAGCAGTATGGCATTG GCTCTCGAGGATGTTCATCTGCAAGCAAGACCAATTCTTCAAGACATTCTGTACTACATGGACCGTATCTTCACTGTCATATTCTTCCTGGAGATGTTGATCAAGTGGTTGGCGCTTGGATTCGCCAAGTACTTCACAAACGCCTGGTGTTGGCTTGATTTCATCATCGTAATG GTGTCGCTCATTAACTTCGTAGCGTCGCTATGTGGCGCGGGCGGAATTCAAGCCTTCAAAACAATGAGGACCCTAAGGGCCCTAAGGCCACTCAGGGCGATGTCTAGAATGCAGGGGATGCGG GTGGTGGTGAACGCCCTGGTCCAGGCTATCCCGTCCATCTTCAACGTACTCCTTGTCTGCCTGATATTCTGGCTGATTTTTGCCATCATGGGAGTACAGCTGTTTGCTGGAAAGTATTACAAG TGTGTCGACATGAATAAAACAACTCTCAGTCATGAAATCATTCCCGATCGTAACGCATGTATCGCCGAGAACTACACCTGGGAAAATTCACCAATGAATTTCGATCATGTTGGGAAAGCTTACTTGTGTCTATTTCAAGTCGCTACCTTCAAAGGGTGGATTCAAATAATGAATGATGCTATTGACTCCCGAGAC CTTGGAAAACAACCGATCCGCGAGACAAACATTTACATGTATCTCTACTTTGTATTCTTCATTATATTCGGATCATTTTTTACCCTGAATCTGTTTATCGGAGTCATCATTGATAACTTCAATGAGCAAAAGAAAAAAGCCGGTGGTTCCCTAGAAATGTTCATGACTGAGGATCAGAAGAAGTACTACAATgctatgaaaaaaatgggaagtAAAAAACCTCTCAAGGCTATACCACGGCCAAGG tggCGACCTCAAGCGATAGTGTTTGAAATAGTGACGGACAAAAAGTTCGATATGATAATCATGTTGTTCATTGGTCTCAACATGCTGACCATGACACTAGATCACTATCAACAGACAGATACATTCAGCAATGTGCTTGATTACTTGAACATGATATTCATTGTGATATTCACCAGCGAGTGTTTGATGAAGATATTTGCTCTACGCTATCACTACTTCAAGGAGCCCTGGAATCTCTTTGATTTTGTTGTtgttatattatcaatattag GATTGGTGCTGAGTGACATTATTGAAAAGTACTTTGTATCACCGACACTCCTCCGAGTGGTGAGAGTGGCCAAAGTGGGTCGTGTACTACGTCTTGTCAAGGGTGCTAAGGGCATAAGGACACTACTGTTTGCCCTTGCCATGTCTCTGCCAGCTCTATTCAACATTTGCCTCCTGCTTTTCCTTGTTATGTTTATCTTTGCCATATTTGGAATGTCATTCTTCATGCACGTTAAGGATAAAAGTGGTCTTGATGACGTGTATAATTTCAAAACTTTTGGACAGTCGATGATACTGCTGTTTCAA ATGTCGACATCGGCCGGTTGGGATGGCGTGCTAGACGGTATAATAAACGAAGAGGATTGCCTACAGCCGAATAATGAAATTGGCTATCCTGGCAATTGTGGCTCCTCAACAATTGGAATTGCATACCTGCTATCGTATCTCGTCATCAGCTTCCTAATCGTCATCAACATGTATATCGCAGTGATATTAGAGAATTACTCACAAGCGACCGAAGATGTTCAGGAGGGATTGACCGATGATGACTACGATATGTACTATGAAATATGGCAGCAATTCGATCCAGATGGTACACAGTACATTAGATACGACCAGCTCTCCGATTTCTTGGATGTACTTGAGCCACCCTTGCAAATACACAAACCGAACAAGTACAAGATCGTGTCGATGGATATCCCCATATGTAAGGGAGATCTTATGTTTTGCGTGGATATCCTCGATGCCCTCACCAAAGACTTTTTCGCTAGAAAGGGTAATCCTATTGAGGAAACTGGAGAGTTGGCCGAAGTACAGACACGACCTGGTGAAGTTGGTTATGAGCCAGTATCATCGACACTatggagacagagggaggaaTATTGTGCAAGATTAATTCAAAATGCCTGGCGTAAGCACAAGCAAAATCGTCTTGGTGGACCAAGTGAGGAGAGCGATGATCCTGATACTGATCCAAGGGTCAGGCAAACAGCTGTACTCGTTGAGAGTGATGGTTTTGTTACTAAAAATGGACATCGTGTTGTTATACACAGCCGTTCACCAAGTGTAACATCACGCACTGCGGACGTCTGA